The following are encoded together in the Aciduricibacillus chroicocephali genome:
- a CDS encoding asparaginase yields the protein MKKILLLHTGGTISMAENEEGTVGQQDDHPLADFASHIGAEADIEERVVFNLPSPHIEPDHVLKLAEIINNSDADGYVITHGTDTMEETAYLLDLLTDNQKTIIMTGAMKSSNELGSDAASNLAGALMTAVSDEANGYGVLVAMNGELHASREVYKASSINLAAFKSISGPVGILTKTGPSFTHKLSPLSTIDAKTLDADVYLIKAYEGMNGELIDAIRSLKPDGLVIEAFGQGNLPKTCMPALKNVLQDRLPIVIVSRSNESIVQPTYSYEGGGSELKSLGAIQVSGLSGQKARLKMLAVLSKTKDLEEIKKMMQA from the coding sequence ATGAAAAAAATACTGTTGCTGCATACTGGCGGCACCATTTCGATGGCAGAGAATGAAGAAGGAACCGTAGGCCAACAGGATGATCATCCTTTGGCGGATTTCGCTTCACATATTGGTGCTGAAGCTGATATTGAAGAAAGAGTCGTTTTCAATCTTCCTTCTCCCCATATTGAACCTGATCATGTTTTGAAGCTTGCTGAAATTATTAATAATTCCGACGCGGATGGCTATGTCATTACACACGGTACAGACACGATGGAGGAAACAGCTTATTTGCTCGATTTGCTAACCGACAATCAAAAAACAATCATCATGACCGGGGCTATGAAATCAAGCAATGAACTCGGATCTGATGCGGCATCGAATTTGGCTGGGGCACTTATGACAGCAGTTTCGGACGAAGCGAACGGTTACGGAGTCCTCGTCGCCATGAATGGGGAACTTCATGCCTCTCGTGAAGTGTATAAAGCGTCCAGTATCAACCTGGCTGCTTTCAAAAGCATCAGTGGGCCGGTTGGAATATTGACCAAAACAGGACCTAGCTTTACTCACAAGCTGAGCCCGCTCAGTACCATTGACGCTAAAACGCTTGATGCTGATGTATATTTAATAAAGGCCTATGAAGGGATGAACGGTGAATTAATTGATGCTATTCGCAGCTTAAAGCCAGATGGACTTGTTATCGAGGCATTTGGGCAGGGCAACCTTCCGAAAACTTGTATGCCTGCATTGAAAAACGTCTTGCAGGATCGTTTGCCAATTGTTATTGTATCGCGATCAAATGAATCAATTGTTCAGCCAACATACAGTTATGAAGGCGGTGGCAGTGAACTCAAATCTCTAGGTGCAATTCAAGTATCAGGCCTAAGTGGCCAAAAGGCACGGCTGAAAATGCTGGCAGTCCTTTCAAAAACGAAAGATCTTGAAGAAATCAAAAAAATGATGCAAGCATAA
- a CDS encoding YpdA family putative bacillithiol disulfide reductase — MTELNKQRAIIIGAGPCGMSAAIELQNQGIDPLIIEKGNIAETIYRYPTHQTFFSSSEKLEIGNVAFITASQKPVRLDALAYYRSVAMRKELCVRNYEKVLTIQKNENLFEVLTDQRTYLTENCIVATGYYGQPNMLNIPGEDLPKVSHYFKEAHPYYQKDVVVIGGKNSAVDAAIELHKAGARVTVLYRGSEYSPSVKPWILPLLESLVEKGEVTFIFNAEPTSISDQELTFSVNGQTKTITNDFVFAMTGYHPDYNLLKSAGVEIDKVTGSPVHSEETYETNVPGLYIAGVVAAGYNNNSIFIENGRFHGEKIAKHIARNLK, encoded by the coding sequence ATGACCGAACTTAACAAACAAAGAGCAATCATCATCGGTGCAGGACCATGTGGCATGTCTGCTGCCATTGAGTTGCAAAATCAAGGAATTGATCCGCTTATCATCGAAAAAGGGAATATAGCTGAAACGATCTACCGCTATCCAACTCACCAGACATTTTTCTCCTCAAGCGAAAAGCTTGAAATCGGAAATGTCGCTTTCATAACTGCTAGTCAAAAGCCTGTCAGACTAGATGCTTTGGCTTATTACCGTTCTGTCGCAATGCGTAAAGAACTGTGTGTACGCAACTATGAAAAAGTACTCACCATACAGAAAAACGAGAACCTATTTGAAGTTCTTACGGATCAGAGAACATATTTGACCGAGAACTGTATTGTTGCGACCGGTTACTATGGCCAACCGAATATGTTGAACATACCAGGAGAAGACCTTCCAAAGGTATCTCATTATTTCAAAGAGGCGCATCCTTATTATCAAAAGGACGTTGTTGTTATAGGGGGCAAGAACTCGGCTGTCGATGCGGCAATTGAGCTTCATAAGGCTGGAGCTCGTGTAACAGTTCTCTATAGAGGCAGTGAATATTCTCCTAGCGTTAAACCGTGGATATTGCCATTGCTGGAGAGCCTTGTTGAAAAAGGGGAAGTTACCTTTATTTTCAATGCAGAACCAACTTCCATATCAGATCAAGAGCTGACATTTTCAGTAAACGGGCAGACTAAAACAATTACGAATGACTTTGTCTTTGCAATGACAGGTTATCATCCAGATTATAACTTGCTTAAGAGTGCTGGTGTAGAGATTGATAAGGTTACAGGAAGCCCTGTCCATAGTGAAGAGACATACGAAACAAATGTCCCCGGACTTTATATCGCAGGAGTTGTGGCGGCAGGTTATAACAATAATTCAATTTTTATAGAAAATGGACGCTTCCACGGAGAAAAGATAGCGAAACATATTGCGAGGAATCTAAAATAA
- a CDS encoding Glu/Leu/Phe/Val family dehydrogenase: MATDKAASSNNRADKDLEVLESTRTVIKGALDKLGYSDEVYELLKEPIRMMTVRIPVRMDDGSMKIFTGYRAQHNDAVGPTKGGVRFHPNVTENEVKALSIWMSLKAGIVDLPYGGGKGGIICDPREMSFRELEGLSRGYVRAISQIVGPTKDIPAPDVFTNSQIMAWMMDEYSRIDEYNSPGFITGKPIVLGGSHGRESATAKGVTICIHEAAKKMDLDVKGAKVIVQGFGNAGSFLSKFLHDAGAIVVGISDAYGALYDPEGLDIDYLLDRRDSFGTVTKLFTNTITNKELLENECDILIPAAVGNQITKENAENIKAKIIVEAANGPTTNAATKILTERGILIVPDVLASAGGVTVSYFEWVQNNQGYYWPEEEINKKLHKVMVDSFNNVYRVAETRKVDMRLAAYMIGVRKMAEASRFRGWV; this comes from the coding sequence ATGGCAACCGATAAAGCAGCATCTTCCAATAATCGGGCTGATAAAGATCTTGAAGTGCTTGAATCTACAAGAACAGTCATTAAAGGAGCATTGGATAAGCTCGGGTATTCGGATGAAGTATATGAATTACTTAAAGAGCCAATCCGAATGATGACCGTTCGAATTCCAGTTCGAATGGATGACGGTTCGATGAAGATTTTCACAGGCTATCGCGCCCAGCACAATGACGCTGTAGGCCCAACTAAAGGCGGTGTCCGATTCCATCCGAATGTCACTGAGAATGAAGTAAAAGCTCTGTCAATCTGGATGAGTCTGAAGGCGGGAATTGTTGACCTTCCTTATGGAGGAGGAAAAGGCGGAATAATTTGTGATCCTCGTGAAATGTCTTTCCGCGAATTGGAAGGACTGAGCAGGGGTTATGTCCGTGCCATCAGTCAAATTGTTGGACCGACCAAAGACATTCCAGCCCCAGACGTATTTACAAACTCACAGATTATGGCTTGGATGATGGACGAATACAGCCGTATTGATGAGTATAATAGCCCAGGATTTATTACTGGTAAGCCGATTGTTCTCGGTGGCTCCCACGGTCGTGAATCCGCCACAGCAAAAGGTGTAACGATTTGCATACACGAGGCTGCGAAGAAGATGGACCTTGATGTTAAAGGAGCAAAAGTCATCGTACAGGGGTTTGGAAATGCAGGAAGCTTCCTGTCAAAATTCCTTCATGATGCCGGAGCAATTGTTGTCGGTATATCTGATGCCTATGGCGCTCTTTACGATCCGGAGGGCTTGGATATAGACTATCTCCTTGATCGACGTGATAGTTTCGGAACAGTAACGAAATTGTTTACGAATACAATCACCAATAAAGAGTTGCTTGAAAATGAGTGTGATATTCTCATTCCGGCAGCAGTCGGCAATCAAATTACGAAAGAAAATGCTGAAAATATCAAAGCCAAAATTATCGTTGAAGCAGCAAATGGACCAACTACGAACGCAGCGACAAAAATTTTGACCGAACGAGGCATATTAATTGTTCCAGACGTCCTTGCATCTGCAGGAGGGGTCACTGTATCCTATTTCGAGTGGGTACAGAACAATCAGGGATATTACTGGCCGGAAGAAGAAATTAACAAAAAACTCCATAAAGTAATGGTCGATTCATTTAATAATGTGTATCGTGTTGCTGAGACACGCAAGGTAGATATGCGCCTGGCCGCTTATATGATTGGAGTGCGCAAAATGGCTGAAGCCTCCAGATTCCGCGGTTGGGTATAA
- a CDS encoding D-alanine--D-alanine ligase, whose translation MKIAVLYGGVSGEREVSLSSGKGIIEALKKNGHDVQGIDFHPERLDEIIKLDVDLVFIGLHGKFGEDGRIQGLLDMLDIPYVGSGVLASSLAMSKSKAKESFAAAGIPVAKSEMFHVDTEEQQKEAISNLTDNWQPPFVIKPNREGSTLGLTIIKDIEQLKEAVEYAASSDTEILAEDFIAGRELTVPVLGKRGRERALPVIEIIPKNELYDYESKYAPGGSEHIVPAEVEKQLFEQIQNYAVKAHQALGCETYSRVDFLLTPEGKPYILEVNTLPGMTPTSLFPDAARAEGISYEDMIEQFVRLTAE comes from the coding sequence ATGAAAATAGCAGTCTTATACGGAGGCGTATCAGGAGAGAGAGAAGTATCGCTTTCCTCTGGAAAAGGAATTATTGAAGCTTTGAAGAAAAATGGCCACGATGTTCAAGGAATTGATTTTCATCCGGAACGGCTTGATGAAATAATTAAGCTGGATGTGGATCTTGTATTTATTGGCCTGCATGGTAAATTCGGAGAAGACGGTCGCATTCAAGGACTTCTGGACATGCTAGACATACCTTATGTCGGTTCTGGAGTTCTCGCTTCTTCGCTTGCGATGAGCAAGTCGAAGGCAAAGGAATCTTTTGCTGCAGCAGGCATTCCGGTAGCAAAAAGTGAAATGTTCCATGTTGACACAGAAGAACAGCAAAAGGAAGCGATTAGCAACCTGACGGATAACTGGCAGCCGCCTTTTGTCATCAAACCGAATCGGGAAGGTTCAACACTTGGCTTAACTATTATAAAAGATATAGAGCAGTTAAAAGAAGCCGTTGAATATGCAGCTTCAAGTGATACTGAAATCTTGGCGGAAGATTTCATAGCTGGTAGAGAGTTGACAGTCCCTGTTCTCGGCAAGCGCGGTAGAGAGCGGGCATTACCTGTTATCGAGATCATCCCGAAGAACGAACTTTATGATTATGAGTCAAAATATGCTCCAGGCGGAAGCGAACATATTGTTCCTGCTGAAGTTGAAAAGCAATTGTTTGAGCAAATTCAGAATTATGCTGTAAAGGCACATCAGGCGCTTGGATGCGAAACATACTCCCGAGTGGACTTTTTGTTAACACCGGAAGGAAAACCATATATTCTTGAGGTAAATACATTGCCGGGCATGACACCAACGAGTCTTTTCCCTGATGCTGCAAGAGCCGAGGGCATTTCCTATGAAGATATGATTGAACAGTTTGTCAGATTGACGGCAGAGTAA
- a CDS encoding genetic competence negative regulator: MRIERVSESQFTIFLTFDDLIERGFTKEDLWQDAQSVRTLFSDMMNEASSELGFELEGMLLVQVNMMQAQGMHVVVTQKPKNLDWEDDDYVEMKVTLDESSELIFSFQEFESVIQVSGYLNALGISGGKVFFMEGLYYMKFDENDLNGENKENVIAILSEFANPSMVTSYRLEEYGKIIMANQAVKTIIEKFS, encoded by the coding sequence ATGCGTATTGAACGAGTCTCTGAAAGTCAATTTACAATTTTTCTCACCTTTGATGATCTGATTGAGCGTGGATTTACTAAAGAAGACCTCTGGCAGGATGCACAAAGCGTCAGAACATTGTTCAGCGACATGATGAATGAAGCAAGCAGTGAGCTCGGTTTTGAACTCGAGGGCATGCTCCTCGTTCAGGTCAATATGATGCAAGCACAGGGAATGCATGTCGTTGTTACCCAAAAGCCGAAGAATCTTGATTGGGAAGACGATGATTATGTTGAGATGAAAGTTACCCTGGATGAGAGCAGTGAGTTGATTTTCTCCTTTCAGGAGTTCGAGTCGGTTATCCAAGTGTCCGGGTATTTGAATGCACTTGGAATTTCAGGTGGCAAAGTCTTCTTTATGGAAGGCCTGTATTATATGAAATTTGATGAAAACGACTTGAATGGTGAGAACAAAGAAAATGTCATTGCCATTTTATCCGAGTTCGCCAATCCAAGTATGGTAACATCATACAGGTTAGAAGAATATGGAAAAATCATTATGGCGAATCAAGCTGTGAAAACCATTATTGAAAAATTTAGTTAA
- a CDS encoding RecQ family ATP-dependent DNA helicase translates to MDSPLEQSLEQYFGYKVFKRGQKDIIESVLAGRDVFGILPTGTGKSLCYQLPAKLLDGLTIVVTPLVSLMMDQVKQLQAMHYKGAAAINSFVDREERNRIYGQLKRLDLLYVSPELLQQPQAMQYLSNVKIALLVIDEAHCISQWGHEFRTDYMKLGEVARNLGNPQILALSATATDAAVEETIQILDRPNMERHIHPMDRENIALAVEHVKNDEEKFSIMSDWLKENLGPTIIYFSSRSACEDVAQRLIGCFPNQSIAFYHGGMEQTDRILVQQQFMNKQLDLICCTSAFGMGINKSDVRLVMHYHFPSDIESFIQEIGRAGRDGMQSLSVLLYSDQDIHLQLRLIESELPEQSMVFHAVRLLESLERSGRDEIGTGPEYWNLFQTTETQWRFLYYQFEKHGMIKDNRIMIKKAHVKEAATKIAEHVSSRLQFKKAKLGSMLDWLNEEKCLRVALYDYLQPTCTIPEINCCSHCGLDLDMFRHPEETARETVPHSWKEHLRYVLFNGFQEYKQP, encoded by the coding sequence ATGGATTCTCCTTTGGAACAAAGTCTGGAGCAATACTTCGGATATAAAGTATTCAAACGAGGACAGAAAGATATTATTGAGTCTGTGCTGGCAGGTCGAGACGTGTTCGGTATCCTTCCTACAGGCACTGGGAAATCTCTCTGCTATCAGCTGCCGGCGAAACTGCTTGATGGACTGACAATTGTTGTGACTCCGCTTGTTTCATTGATGATGGACCAAGTGAAGCAACTGCAGGCAATGCATTACAAAGGGGCCGCTGCGATTAATAGTTTTGTTGACCGAGAAGAGAGAAATCGAATCTATGGTCAGTTAAAAAGACTGGACTTGCTTTATGTATCGCCGGAACTTCTACAGCAACCACAGGCAATGCAATACTTGAGCAATGTCAAGATTGCTCTTCTCGTCATTGATGAAGCTCATTGCATTAGTCAGTGGGGACATGAATTCCGTACAGATTATATGAAGCTCGGAGAAGTGGCCCGAAATTTGGGCAATCCGCAAATTCTCGCATTAAGCGCTACTGCAACAGATGCCGCAGTTGAAGAAACAATCCAAATACTTGATCGTCCCAATATGGAACGACATATCCATCCAATGGACAGAGAAAATATTGCGCTTGCTGTTGAACATGTAAAAAACGACGAAGAGAAGTTTTCTATTATGTCTGATTGGCTGAAAGAAAACCTTGGTCCGACGATTATTTATTTTTCAAGCAGAAGCGCTTGTGAGGACGTCGCCCAGCGCCTGATTGGATGTTTTCCTAACCAATCAATCGCCTTTTACCATGGCGGTATGGAGCAGACAGATCGAATTCTTGTCCAGCAACAATTCATGAATAAACAACTTGACTTAATATGTTGTACAAGCGCTTTTGGGATGGGAATCAATAAAAGCGACGTCAGGCTTGTCATGCATTATCATTTTCCATCAGATATTGAATCATTTATTCAAGAAATTGGCCGAGCAGGTCGAGACGGAATGCAGAGCTTGAGTGTTCTCTTATACAGTGACCAGGATATCCATCTGCAACTGCGTCTGATTGAAAGTGAATTGCCGGAACAATCAATGGTTTTTCACGCAGTCCGCTTACTTGAAAGTCTTGAAAGGTCCGGAAGGGATGAAATTGGGACAGGTCCGGAGTATTGGAATTTATTCCAGACGACAGAGACCCAGTGGCGTTTTCTTTACTATCAATTTGAAAAACATGGTATGATTAAAGACAATCGCATTATGATAAAAAAAGCACATGTTAAAGAAGCCGCGACTAAAATCGCTGAGCATGTTTCCAGCCGCTTGCAGTTCAAAAAAGCCAAGTTGGGATCGATGCTTGACTGGCTTAATGAGGAAAAATGCCTTAGAGTGGCGCTGTATGACTATTTGCAGCCAACGTGCACAATTCCCGAAATCAACTGCTGCAGCCATTGCGGTCTTGATCTTGACATGTTTAGGCATCCTGAAGAGACAGCGCGCGAAACAGTCCCGCATTCCTGGAAAGAACATCTGAGATATGTTCTATTTAACGGTTTTCAAGAATACAAGCAACCGTAA
- a CDS encoding helix-turn-helix domain-containing protein — protein sequence MILKQAILHALIGMSGSRSSAAAYHLITGRSSIQTKQDVHLFHLEKLYGVYPGLPKVAFEQIIHQSQIEGIIELTFGERESVNVKEAGYIWLKELPERPFSYFNGLKYGRLANQFMQRLLLLIQTVSNMGGGNNRFIAVTDDRNAINWVRSYYTRIRGKEMEFLEQIYEELLEVLKGFLSNEAEIFTARLSGYEYYGLSLEQLAQQYKMTYSDMHLLLIAIHHEMLRLIEENIKMFPILRACAESVGNTKTVAGSTAVTKQMLDVGMEAQEIAQQRNLKLNTIHDHIVEIALHEPEFNVESYLSKEKESKIQQMIRNSKTSKLKEIKEMLNDDTDYFQIRLALARMERKAGSV from the coding sequence TTGATATTAAAACAAGCGATTTTGCATGCTTTAATCGGTATGAGCGGTAGCCGTTCCTCTGCAGCTGCATATCATCTTATTACCGGGCGAAGCTCCATCCAAACAAAACAAGATGTCCATCTGTTCCATCTTGAGAAACTGTATGGCGTATATCCGGGACTTCCCAAGGTTGCTTTTGAGCAAATCATTCACCAATCTCAAATAGAAGGAATCATTGAACTTACATTTGGAGAAAGAGAATCCGTCAATGTAAAGGAAGCGGGATACATATGGTTAAAGGAGTTGCCGGAAAGACCGTTTTCTTATTTTAATGGGCTTAAATACGGTAGACTTGCTAATCAATTCATGCAGCGGTTGCTTTTGCTCATTCAAACCGTTTCCAATATGGGGGGCGGAAATAACCGATTCATCGCTGTTACCGACGATCGAAATGCAATCAACTGGGTACGCAGTTATTATACGCGCATTCGCGGCAAGGAAATGGAATTCCTTGAACAGATTTATGAAGAATTGTTGGAGGTGCTTAAAGGGTTTTTAAGCAATGAAGCAGAAATCTTTACTGCACGTCTATCCGGTTATGAATATTATGGGTTAAGCCTTGAACAACTGGCACAACAGTATAAGATGACGTATTCGGACATGCATCTGCTTCTCATAGCAATCCATCATGAGATGCTACGGCTGATTGAAGAAAACATAAAAATGTTTCCTATTTTACGCGCATGTGCAGAGTCAGTTGGAAACACAAAAACAGTTGCAGGCTCAACAGCCGTTACAAAACAGATGCTTGATGTAGGGATGGAAGCTCAAGAAATCGCTCAACAGCGTAATCTTAAGCTGAATACGATTCATGATCATATTGTTGAAATCGCTCTCCATGAACCGGAATTTAATGTAGAGTCCTATTTGTCAAAAGAGAAAGAGTCTAAAATTCAGCAGATGATCCGCAATTCAAAAACAAGTAAATTGAAGGAAATAAAGGAGATGCTGAATGATGATACGGACTATTTTCAGATCCGGCTGGCGCTTGCGAGAATGGAGAGAAAGGCAGGTAGTGTATGA
- a CDS encoding ferredoxin, with amino-acid sequence MALFTIVEQETCIACGACGMNAPEVFDYDDEGLAFSLLDGNKGIAEVAEELEDEVMEAYYGCPTDSIKISEFGPFNGDPQKFA; translated from the coding sequence TTGGCACTTTTCACGATTGTCGAGCAGGAGACATGCATTGCATGTGGAGCATGTGGCATGAACGCTCCGGAAGTGTTTGACTATGATGATGAGGGGCTTGCCTTTTCCTTACTGGATGGAAATAAAGGCATAGCCGAGGTTGCAGAAGAATTGGAAGATGAGGTTATGGAAGCTTACTATGGCTGCCCAACCGACTCAATCAAGATCTCGGAGTTCGGTCCTTTTAATGGGGATCCGCAGAAGTTTGCATAG
- a CDS encoding ECF transporter S component, which translates to MISHNTYRLTVIAMLGALAVIGRIAFANIPNVQPVTVIVIMAGLFLGAGPAIMLAIVITFVTNMLLGMGIWSVWQVVCWGMIGGLSGLFSHLLLRVNVIFLIFYSVLCGYGYGLLISIPTFQITGDFWPYYLAGLPFDTYHAIGNAFFMALLYKPLSYLLEKYNEKYLRK; encoded by the coding sequence GTGATCAGCCATAATACTTACCGACTGACAGTCATTGCGATGTTAGGTGCTCTCGCAGTAATTGGAAGAATTGCTTTTGCCAATATACCCAATGTTCAGCCTGTAACAGTAATTGTAATTATGGCGGGCTTATTTCTGGGCGCAGGGCCAGCAATTATGCTCGCCATTGTCATTACATTTGTGACAAATATGTTGTTGGGCATGGGAATTTGGAGTGTATGGCAAGTTGTTTGCTGGGGAATGATTGGTGGCTTGAGCGGACTGTTTAGCCATCTTCTTTTAAGAGTGAATGTAATATTTCTAATCTTTTATTCAGTATTGTGCGGGTATGGATATGGCCTCCTAATCTCTATTCCTACCTTTCAGATCACAGGAGATTTCTGGCCTTACTATTTGGCTGGCTTGCCATTTGACACATATCATGCAATTGGAAATGCGTTTTTCATGGCTTTGCTTTACAAACCGTTATCTTATCTTTTGGAAAAGTATAATGAAAAATATTTGAGGAAATGA
- a CDS encoding DUF4430 domain-containing protein: MKKSIIQILFAALLVITLGACGNLENTAENQKSEKQTNQTAEQNKETVSIRIMKGKDLVTQKGVDIKKDDILMDVMKSTFSIKEDKGFITSIEGIHPKKGEENNYGWLYYVNGDMPNVGAADYKLKPGDKVIFEYKAFK, encoded by the coding sequence ATGAAAAAATCTATAATTCAAATACTATTCGCTGCACTTCTTGTAATAACATTGGGCGCCTGCGGAAATCTAGAAAATACAGCAGAGAATCAAAAGTCCGAGAAACAAACAAATCAGACTGCAGAGCAGAATAAAGAAACAGTCAGCATTAGAATTATGAAAGGGAAAGATCTTGTTACACAGAAGGGTGTCGACATAAAAAAAGATGACATCTTGATGGATGTGATGAAAAGTACCTTTTCCATCAAAGAAGACAAAGGATTCATAACTAGTATAGAAGGAATCCACCCGAAAAAAGGTGAAGAGAACAATTACGGATGGCTCTATTATGTTAATGGAGATATGCCGAATGTTGGAGCGGCCGACTACAAACTCAAGCCGGGTGATAAAGTTATCTTTGAATATAAGGCATTTAAGTGA
- a CDS encoding ATP-binding protein: MFWRSVVGKLAVTILLLVSFVLLVLTILLLEFFENYHIDEAKKQMLQTAEKVSILYEEYDSNSVMEETVERVKDPSSRVALVLKDGTVWNSSTTDKSLGENPEFSWYRDYGDFDKLLNKEKKMHKEVMLPGTATEVMLVGIRLPKNEGAVYVLQSLEMINRTKAETTKIIFVAAGTAIILTTVFAFFLSTRITAPLIKMREAAFDLARGKFDTKVPILTHDEIGELAIAFNRMGRQLNMNIQALSEEKEQLSSIMNSMADGVATMNREGTLIVSNPTAEILFNHYAENEGEERKVPPGLAELLQQIIGGEKEVEKEISHSGRYWVIIMTPLYDKENEVRGAVAVIRDMTAERRLDKLRKDFIANVSHELRTPISLLQGYSEAIVDDIAETVEDKNELAGIIHEESLRMGRLVNELLDLARMESGQITLHPTEVPVQEFISKIAKKFQGIAQENKVELKINVNNETANAFFDPDRLEQVFTNLIDNALRHTEEFGSVQIDVRNTREAFSAQISDTGSGIPQEDLPFVFERFYKADKSRTRKQRGTGLGLSIAKNIMEAHGGTISVSSEIGKGTVFSLTVPDNLKEDKGMI; encoded by the coding sequence ATGTTCTGGAGAAGTGTAGTTGGAAAGCTTGCTGTAACCATTTTACTGCTTGTATCATTTGTATTGCTCGTACTAACCATTCTGCTACTGGAGTTCTTTGAAAACTATCATATTGACGAAGCAAAAAAGCAGATGCTGCAGACTGCCGAGAAAGTATCAATTCTTTACGAAGAATATGACAGCAATTCCGTAATGGAGGAAACCGTAGAACGGGTAAAGGACCCGTCAAGCAGAGTTGCTCTTGTACTGAAAGATGGTACAGTATGGAATTCAAGTACGACAGATAAGTCCTTAGGCGAGAACCCTGAATTTTCTTGGTACCGTGATTACGGAGATTTTGACAAGCTTCTTAATAAAGAGAAAAAGATGCATAAAGAGGTCATGCTCCCGGGCACCGCTACAGAGGTAATGCTCGTCGGCATACGGCTTCCGAAAAATGAAGGAGCTGTCTATGTACTTCAATCACTCGAAATGATTAACCGTACAAAAGCGGAGACGACAAAAATAATTTTTGTTGCTGCCGGCACGGCGATCATCTTGACGACAGTCTTTGCCTTCTTCCTTTCCACTCGAATTACTGCCCCGCTAATAAAGATGCGAGAAGCTGCTTTCGATTTGGCGAGAGGCAAGTTTGATACAAAAGTTCCTATACTTACCCATGACGAAATCGGTGAACTTGCCATTGCATTTAATAGGATGGGCAGACAGTTAAATATGAATATCCAGGCGCTAAGTGAAGAGAAAGAGCAGCTCTCAAGCATTATGAACTCGATGGCTGATGGTGTTGCGACAATGAACCGCGAAGGGACACTTATCGTTTCTAATCCAACAGCAGAAATACTGTTTAATCATTATGCTGAGAATGAAGGCGAGGAAAGAAAAGTTCCACCAGGTTTGGCGGAGCTGCTGCAACAGATCATTGGTGGCGAAAAAGAAGTAGAAAAAGAAATTTCACATTCAGGCCGCTACTGGGTGATCATCATGACACCGCTCTATGATAAAGAGAATGAAGTACGTGGGGCTGTGGCAGTAATTCGTGATATGACAGCGGAACGGAGATTGGACAAACTTCGTAAAGACTTTATTGCGAATGTGTCGCATGAATTGCGGACACCGATTTCTCTGCTTCAAGGCTATAGTGAAGCGATTGTTGATGATATAGCAGAGACGGTTGAAGATAAGAATGAATTGGCCGGTATCATCCATGAAGAATCACTCCGAATGGGCCGCCTTGTCAATGAATTGCTCGATCTTGCTCGCATGGAATCAGGACAAATAACGTTGCACCCTACAGAAGTTCCGGTGCAAGAGTTTATTAGCAAAATTGCTAAGAAGTTTCAAGGAATCGCCCAGGAAAATAAAGTTGAGCTGAAAATCAACGTTAATAATGAAACAGCAAATGCATTCTTTGATCCAGACCGATTGGAGCAAGTATTCACGAATCTGATAGACAATGCTTTACGTCATACTGAAGAATTTGGTTCCGTCCAAATAGATGTCCGGAATACGAGAGAAGCATTTTCTGCTCAAATTTCCGATACGGGATCTGGGATTCCCCAAGAGGACCTTCCCTTTGTTTTTGAAAGATTCTACAAGGCGGATAAATCGAGAACGAGAAAGCAAAGGGGAACCGGTCTTGGACTATCCATCGCAAAGAACATCATGGAAGCACATGGCGGAACAATTTCTGTTTCAAGTGAAATCGGTAAAGGAACTGTTTTCAGCTTGACCGTACCTGATAATCTGAAAGAAGATAAAGGAATGATATGA